A genomic region of Bactrocera dorsalis isolate Fly_Bdor chromosome 3, ASM2337382v1, whole genome shotgun sequence contains the following coding sequences:
- the LOC105233743 gene encoding uncharacterized protein LOC105233743 isoform X2 — MDFLKCSYDKHERVWSGDKRPLIYDFDCSLGKVIYSTLRNYPKKVCQVSDNDGREVTNGETLTWSVRLAQHFKKMHLRHDDVIGIVAKNSTYSTSVAVGCFMNCTPFHAVNPIFDTKTIENVFATTAPKVIFLDGEYYEKVLEATRALKPLYYTVTNHIEGVAKIEDLLLPTKTEFFYQPKQLTLGGEQTVAILCSSGTTGLPKCVCISNYALQLENVFGTSEDVVFTNSSLDWFTGLLFTIVSCTSSCKRVITNRPYTPEYLVELVQKYKITNVGAAPRHVAALVACPTANAENLSTIRSFSIGGGSVTLSVIQRLQSLLKNGVITFGYGLTEVGGISFNMGAQFHTSVGKLLPGLHARIVDEQGKNLPPNEVGEIYVKTGRRWNGYYSKPIETQRFQDSLGWFHTGDLGYFDDKNMLYIVDRKKDIMKYQGMQYWPGEIEQVISQLPEVADVCVVGVYDERNGDAAGAVVVKRKDAVLTEQQVKDHVVKQIPVSYKHLHAAVIFVDELPHNTNGKLLRKEAKTLFESL; from the exons ATGGATTTTCTGAAATGTTCCTACGATAAACACGAGCGTGTGTGGAGTGGCGACAAGCGTCCATTGATTTACGATTTCGATTGTTCGTTGGGCAAAGTCATATACAGCACACTGAGGAATTATCCGAAAAAAGTTTGTCAG GTTTCCGATAACGACGGACGTGAGGTTACCAATGGAGAGACGCTTACTTGGTCCGTACGCTTGGCAcagcattttaaaaaaatgcacCTAAGGCATGATGACGTCATCGGTATTGTGGCTAAAAACAGCACTTATTCGACTTCGGTGGCTGTCGGTTGTTTTATGAATTGTACGCCCTTCCATGCCGTCAATCCAATATTCGATACAA aGACCATTGAAAATGTCTTCGCTACCACAGCAcccaaagtaatatttttagatggcgAGTATTATGAGAAAGTCTTGGAAGCTACCCGTGCTTTGAAGCCGTTATACTACACAGTAACCAATCATATTGAGGGTGTAGCAAAAATTGAAGATCTCTTGCTACCCACAAAAACTGAATTCTTTTACCA ACCTAAACAATTGACGTTAGGCGGTGAACAGACTGTAGCGATACTCTGCTCATCCGGAACCACAGGTCTACCCAAATGCGTATGCATTTCGAATTATGCGCTACAACTAGAAAATGT ATTTGGTACCAGTGAGGATGTGGTATTCACCAATAGCAGCTTAGACTGGTTTACCGGTTTGTTATTCACCATTGTTTCATGCACTTCCAGCTGCAAGCGCGTTATCACGAACCGTCCCTACACCCCGGAATATTTGGTTGAGTTAGTGCAGAAGTACAAAATTACTAACGTCGGAGCTGCGCCACGTCATGTCGCCGCGCTGGTGGCTTGCCCCACAGCTAACGCCGAGAATTTGAGCACAATTCGTTCATTTTCCATTGGTGGAGGCAGCGTCACTCTATCAGTAATTCAACGTCTACAAAGCTTACTCAAGAACGGTGTGATAACTTTTGGTTATGGACTAACCGAAGTTGGCGGTATTTCATTTAACATGGGAGCTCAGTTTCACACGTCGGTGGGTAAGTTGTTGCCTGGCCTGCACGCGCGCATTGTCGATGAGCAAGGCAAGAATTTGCCACCCAATGAAGTGGGTGAGATTTATGTAAAAACTGGTCGTAGATGGAATGGTTATTATAGTAAACCCATTGAAACGCAACGCTTCCAAGACTCACTTGGCTGGTTTCATACCGGTGATCTTGGCTATTTCGATGATAAAAACATGCTTTACATTGTCGATCGTAAGAAGGATATAATGAAATATCAGGGCATGCAATACTGGCCTGGTGAGATCGAGCAAGTGATCAGTCAGCTGCCAGAAGTGGCGGACGTTTGTGTGGTGGGCGTGTACGATGAGCGCAATGGCGATGCTGCCGGCGCCGTCGTAGTGAAACGTAAGGATGCCGTACTCACGGAGCAGCAAGTCAAGGATCATGTGGTTAAGCAAATACCGGTGTCCTACAAGCACCTGCATGCGGCTGTAATTTTTGTGGATGAACTGCCACACAATACTAATGGCAAGTTGCTAAGGAAGGAGGCGAAGACATTATTTGAGTCATTATAA